The DNA window CTTTACCGAGCAGAATGGCTGCCGCTGCGGTGTGTTTGTGGTGGAGGTGGCCGAGCCCTGGTCGGTACCCGCCATTGCCGAGCCCTTCTTTCTCAACTTCAAGGCCAACTGTCAATTCCGCATCCTGATGACGCCGGATGATTTACAGCGCGCCGGTCTGGCAGAACTGGGGCGTCGTTGGGGCTGAGCGCCCGTCTGAAAAAATGAAAGCCGGGCATCTGCCCGGCTTTTCAACATGCTAATGTCGTTTAAAAACTGTTTAGTTTAAAAACTGCTTCACCAAGCGGTCGTATTCGCCGTTTTTGCGAATTTCCGCCAAGCCACGGTTAAAGGCATCGCGTACCACTGAGTTGTGGAACATCACCCGGTAGGGGGTACGCGGAAACACCTCGTGAAATTGCAACGGTTGGGTACTGTCGATATCCGGGCCGACGAACTTGTTGTTGGCGAGAAACACATACTTGTCGGCCACGGCCACATCAATGCGCCCCAGATACAGCATGCGATTTTGCAGCTCCTGGGGATCCACCTCACGGTAGATGGTCTTGTTGCTCAGGCGTTGGAACGTCTCACCCAGCATGTACTGGGCTCCCTCATAGGCCACCAGGCTGTAGCCCTGCAATTGATTGAGTTCACTGAACGTGAGCTGCCGTGATGCCAGGGTCACGGCAACGTCCTGGTAATAGATGTAGTAATCGGAAGGATAACCTGAGAGACCGGCAGCGGCATTGACCGACATGGCCGCCTCAATCCTGTCTTTCATATAGTAAAGTTGCAGCCGCTTCTGGGAATAGAATTTGAATCTGGCATCAAACCCCGATGCCTTGAGCGCCGCCCGCACTATCTCCAGCTCCAGTCCCGACTCACTGTCTTCGAGTATGTAGGGGGGGCGGTTAAGGGCGCTGCCAATCACCACTTCGGTGGCAGCATGCCCGGACAGCGTCACCAACAAGGCGCAGACGCAAACAATAAAGCGCATAGTAACCCTTCGAAATATCGTTGTTTTTACTATAAACGCTGACATCAGAAGGGGGCAAATCCTCACCCCTATCTCAGCACTTCCTCCATAGCCTTTAGGCACAGTGCCACATTTTCCCGTCGGGCGCCATAGCCCATCAAGCCGATGCGCCAAGCCTTGCCCGCCAAAGCCCCCAAACCGGCACCTATCTCCAGATTATAGTTTTGTAACAGACGGTTACGTACCGCAGCATCCTCTACGCCTGTCGGGATATAAACCGCATTCAGCTGCGGCAGCCTATGGGCCTCATCCACCACAAACTCGAGCCCCAGGCGTTCCAGCCCGGCCCTGAGTTCCTGATGCATGGCGGCATGGCGCTGCCAGGCATTTTCCAGGCCTTCATTGGCCAGCAGCCGCAGCGATTCATGCAGGGCATAGAGGGCATTGACCGGCGCCGTGTGATGGTAGGCACGCTTGCCGGCGCCACTCCAATAGCCCATCACCAGAGTCTGATCGAGGAACCAGCTTTGCACCTCAGTGCCGCGGGCCTTGAGCTTGGCCACGGCCCGTGGCCCGAAGGACACCGGCGACAAACCGGGCACACAGGAGAGACACTTCTGACTGCCGGAATAGATGGCGTCTATGCCCCAATCATCGACCCTGAGTTCGACGCCACCGAGGGAGGTGACAGCATCCACTATCGACAGGCAATCATGTTCCCGCGCCAGACGGCACAGGGTTTGGGCATCGGACAGGGCACCGGTGCTGGTTTCGGCATGGACAAAAGCCAGGAAGCGGGCATCGGGATGTTCCTTCAGCGCCGCCTCCACCACGGCGGGATCCACCGGCTTGCCCCAGTCAAAATCCAGCACC is part of the Shewanella cyperi genome and encodes:
- a CDS encoding panthothenate synthetase, encoding MKMLLTVEFPHEPFNTLVRTGQVGELIGNIMDSIKPEAAYFTEQNGCRCGVFVVEVAEPWSVPAIAEPFFLNFKANCQFRILMTPDDLQRAGLAELGRRWG
- a CDS encoding substrate-binding periplasmic protein; translation: MRFIVCVCALLVTLSGHAATEVVIGSALNRPPYILEDSESGLELEIVRAALKASGFDARFKFYSQKRLQLYYMKDRIEAAMSVNAAAGLSGYPSDYYIYYQDVAVTLASRQLTFSELNQLQGYSLVAYEGAQYMLGETFQRLSNKTIYREVDPQELQNRMLYLGRIDVAVADKYVFLANNKFVGPDIDSTQPLQFHEVFPRTPYRVMFHNSVVRDAFNRGLAEIRKNGEYDRLVKQFLN
- a CDS encoding pyridoxal-phosphate-dependent aminotransferase family protein — protein: MIAAPQVSPFTPPRRTLMGPGPSDVYPEVLLAQARPTVGHLDPLFVAMMDELKALLQYAFQTQNEMTMAVSAPGSAGMETCFVNLVEPGDKVIVCRNGVFGERMRQNVVRCRGEAVVLDFDWGKPVDPAVVEAALKEHPDARFLAFVHAETSTGALSDAQTLCRLAREHDCLSIVDAVTSLGGVELRVDDWGIDAIYSGSQKCLSCVPGLSPVSFGPRAVAKLKARGTEVQSWFLDQTLVMGYWSGAGKRAYHHTAPVNALYALHESLRLLANEGLENAWQRHAAMHQELRAGLERLGLEFVVDEAHRLPQLNAVYIPTGVEDAAVRNRLLQNYNLEIGAGLGALAGKAWRIGLMGYGARRENVALCLKAMEEVLR